A section of the Rhodospirillales bacterium genome encodes:
- a CDS encoding DsbA family protein has protein sequence MRKKILLFTIPLILLIAAGGAYSLHSKPNPASETAGDFAEQGIADNAVDNAIAPATGDVQKADTPTPEGTSATTTLPPAADSAEVTDADIHITADGMDPKAPKSIGRSDAPVTMTEYSSLTCPHCGHAHETILPRLIKEYVETGKLRIVFNDFPLNQQAMDASKVSRCVAGDQYFGFLTMLFGSIEQWAYSNNHPQALLQDAVLAGLPEDRAKACLADTEIEKAIIAGVQQAISKYNIQATPTFVFNDGKKIISGAQPYTVFQSTIDGLLAGGGDDAAPAPEKAPDTTPVE, from the coding sequence ATGCGGAAGAAAATCCTTCTATTTACTATTCCCCTGATCCTTTTGATCGCCGCAGGCGGCGCCTATTCTCTGCATTCCAAGCCGAACCCGGCATCGGAAACCGCGGGCGACTTCGCCGAACAGGGCATTGCGGACAACGCAGTTGATAACGCCATCGCCCCGGCAACCGGCGATGTCCAGAAAGCCGACACGCCGACGCCGGAAGGCACGAGCGCAACCACGACACTGCCTCCCGCGGCTGACAGCGCCGAGGTCACCGACGCGGACATTCATATCACCGCCGACGGCATGGACCCGAAAGCGCCGAAATCGATCGGGCGCAGCGATGCCCCTGTGACGATGACCGAGTATTCATCCCTGACCTGCCCGCATTGCGGGCACGCGCACGAAACCATCCTGCCGCGCCTGATCAAGGAATACGTCGAAACCGGCAAGCTGCGCATCGTGTTCAACGATTTTCCGCTGAACCAGCAAGCGATGGACGCATCCAAGGTGTCACGCTGCGTTGCCGGCGACCAGTATTTCGGCTTCCTGACCATGCTGTTCGGTTCGATCGAACAATGGGCCTATTCCAACAACCATCCGCAGGCCCTGCTTCAGGACGCGGTGCTAGCGGGCCTGCCCGAAGACCGCGCCAAGGCGTGTCTGGCGGATACGGAAATCGAAAAGGCAATCATCGCAGGCGTGCAGCAGGCGATTTCCAAATACAACATTCAGGCAACGCCGACCTTCGTGTTCAACGACGGCAAGAAAATCATTTCGGGGGCGCAACCCTATACCGTGTTCCAATCGACCATTGACGGGCTTCTGGCCGGAGGCGGCGACGATGCCGCGCCCGCGCCGGAAAAGGCGCCGGACACCACGCCGGTCGAATAA
- a CDS encoding AAA family ATPase produces the protein MVQINRLRLSGFKSFVDKTELDIGQGLNGIVGPNGCGKSNLVEALRWVMGENRAKHMRSGDMEDVIFAGTTARPARSIAEVTVLLDNSDGRAPAPFGASAQIEVTRRIERDKGSQYLVNGKQVRARDVQMLFADALTGAHSPALVSQGRVAQIISAKPTERRQMLEESAGVASLYTRRHEAELRLKAADENLARLDLVIGEMGGRANSLRAQAKQAERYRDLSEHIRRLESLVAWQDWAATRDKLRKEEVRFGETDIAVRDALSKSSTLNVQVEEAFGALDTLRRTDTEERAALQLLRQTAEQMAREAAHRKHEFTDITHQIEQATGDLTLAREQHEALGERAAIIAADLVRLAAEDAGAPDELAQLEAAYAQAKEDTASGENAVLTLQDTIRRAQAERDAAAAALARAQADEARVRAALEAVEEKHRAVLAEEPQDAALAALLAQVADLKSGREAAETALPAAQEALDAARGALNAAREALAAHTQARDMKSREVKGLGEMLARLGKGFEDSLILSLDIPADLARAVAAAASEDGMRARRDAWAGHGDMFGDAEWPAGITPLNTLIDVPAPLAAFASSVGIAPDDATAQRVAPQLLRGQVLATRAGAIWRWDGLQVTADAGESAETRIVALKAQIRDAEKAITDLSPAITSAESTLAEAEAARNAAQDGLNVAQAAAKDVTHRLWAAEEQAGKLQKTVNDQAMRRELAEAQLAQARTQVEGAGELRAQAQAASEALASGAHDDALHADLSAAEGDLQAKRQSRDEASARIEQLKAAAAQARHLRESLEAEDKRTREQLARGQAHAAQLEARIATLDSRKATLAPQVEADHQGSAQQEIMDKIAAAEECVRNASDAFSAADNKARALQSELKKVEEDGATLRERRAVIQATVAALQSEQTRIAAEIEDRFSTSPSALENAVITEWPEGLPGTAKARAERDSLNREREAMGPVNLRAEVELNETETEQARLESEKADLTAAIERLREGIGMLNGEARERIVATFTSVNQHFQSLFKRLFGGGEAYLKLIDSDDPLDAGLEIFAQPPGKSLQSLSLLSGGEQTLTALAMIFAMFMSNPAPVCVLDEVDAPLDDANVDRVCGLLEEMSQSCATRFLIITHHRMTMARMDRLYGVTMAERGVSQLVSVNLAAQGELLEQAHVA, from the coding sequence ATGGTTCAGATCAACCGGTTGCGTTTGAGCGGCTTTAAATCCTTCGTAGACAAGACCGAGCTGGATATCGGTCAGGGGCTGAACGGCATCGTCGGTCCCAACGGCTGCGGCAAGTCGAACCTGGTCGAAGCGCTGCGCTGGGTGATGGGTGAAAACCGCGCCAAGCACATGCGTTCGGGCGATATGGAGGACGTGATCTTCGCCGGAACCACCGCGCGCCCTGCGCGTTCGATTGCCGAGGTCACGGTGCTTTTGGACAACAGCGACGGGCGTGCGCCCGCGCCGTTCGGCGCCTCGGCCCAGATCGAGGTGACGCGCAGGATCGAGCGCGACAAGGGTTCGCAGTATCTGGTCAACGGCAAGCAGGTGCGCGCGCGCGACGTGCAGATGCTGTTCGCCGACGCGCTGACGGGCGCGCATTCGCCCGCGCTGGTCAGTCAGGGCCGCGTGGCGCAGATTATTTCCGCCAAACCGACCGAACGCCGCCAGATGCTGGAGGAAAGCGCCGGGGTCGCCTCGTTGTACACGCGGCGGCACGAGGCAGAATTGCGCCTTAAGGCCGCGGATGAAAACCTCGCGCGGCTCGACCTTGTGATCGGCGAGATGGGCGGGCGCGCCAACAGTCTGCGCGCGCAGGCAAAACAGGCCGAACGTTACCGCGACCTTTCCGAACATATCCGCCGCCTTGAAAGCCTTGTCGCATGGCAGGACTGGGCCGCGACGCGCGACAAGCTGCGCAAGGAAGAAGTGCGTTTCGGCGAAACCGACATCGCGGTGCGCGATGCGCTGAGCAAATCCAGCACCCTGAACGTGCAGGTCGAAGAGGCGTTCGGCGCGCTTGATACGCTGCGCCGCACGGATACCGAGGAACGCGCCGCGCTTCAACTGCTGCGCCAGACGGCGGAGCAAATGGCGCGCGAAGCGGCGCACCGCAAACACGAATTCACCGATATCACCCACCAGATCGAACAGGCGACGGGCGACCTGACCCTTGCGCGCGAGCAGCACGAGGCACTGGGCGAACGCGCGGCGATCATCGCCGCCGATCTTGTGCGCCTTGCGGCGGAGGATGCGGGCGCGCCGGACGAGCTGGCACAACTGGAAGCCGCGTACGCGCAGGCGAAAGAGGACACCGCTTCGGGCGAAAACGCCGTTTTGACGTTGCAGGATACGATCCGCCGCGCGCAGGCCGAACGGGACGCCGCCGCCGCGGCGCTGGCCCGCGCTCAGGCCGATGAGGCACGTGTACGCGCCGCGCTTGAGGCCGTCGAGGAAAAACACCGGGCCGTGCTGGCCGAGGAACCGCAGGACGCGGCGCTTGCCGCGCTTCTGGCGCAGGTCGCGGATTTGAAATCCGGGCGGGAAGCCGCCGAGACCGCCCTGCCCGCCGCGCAGGAAGCGCTGGATGCCGCGCGCGGGGCATTGAACGCCGCGCGCGAGGCGCTGGCCGCACATACGCAGGCACGCGACATGAAATCGCGCGAGGTCAAAGGTTTGGGCGAAATGCTGGCCCGGCTGGGCAAGGGGTTCGAGGATTCCCTGATCCTGTCTTTGGATATTCCCGCCGATCTGGCCCGTGCGGTCGCGGCAGCGGCAAGCGAGGACGGAATGCGCGCCCGGCGCGACGCGTGGGCGGGACATGGCGACATGTTCGGCGACGCCGAATGGCCCGCCGGGATCACACCCCTGAATACGCTGATCGACGTGCCCGCGCCGCTTGCGGCCTTTGCATCGTCCGTCGGCATCGCGCCGGACGATGCGACGGCGCAACGTGTCGCGCCGCAGCTTTTGCGCGGACAGGTTCTGGCGACGCGCGCGGGCGCGATCTGGCGCTGGGACGGATTGCAGGTCACGGCGGACGCGGGTGAAAGCGCGGAAACGCGCATCGTCGCCCTGAAGGCCCAGATTCGCGACGCGGAAAAAGCCATCACCGATCTGTCCCCCGCCATCACGTCGGCTGAATCCACTTTGGCCGAGGCCGAAGCCGCGCGCAATGCCGCGCAGGACGGTTTGAATGTCGCGCAGGCGGCGGCCAAGGACGTCACCCACCGCCTGTGGGCCGCCGAGGAGCAAGCCGGCAAGCTTCAAAAAACCGTGAACGACCAAGCCATGCGCCGCGAACTGGCCGAAGCGCAACTGGCACAGGCGCGCACGCAGGTCGAAGGCGCGGGCGAATTGCGCGCGCAGGCACAGGCGGCATCCGAAGCGCTGGCATCCGGCGCGCACGACGACGCGCTGCACGCCGATCTGAGCGCCGCCGAAGGCGACCTGCAAGCCAAACGCCAAAGCCGCGACGAGGCGTCGGCGCGGATCGAACAACTCAAGGCCGCCGCCGCGCAAGCACGGCATCTGCGCGAAAGCCTTGAGGCCGAAGACAAGCGCACGCGCGAGCAACTGGCGCGCGGGCAGGCCCATGCGGCGCAGCTTGAGGCACGGATCGCGACGCTGGATTCGCGCAAGGCCACGCTGGCCCCGCAGGTAGAGGCCGACCATCAGGGCAGCGCGCAGCAAGAGATCATGGATAAGATCGCGGCGGCTGAGGAATGCGTGCGCAACGCGTCCGACGCTTTCAGCGCCGCCGACAACAAGGCGCGGGCGTTGCAATCCGAACTGAAAAAAGTCGAGGAGGACGGCGCGACCCTGCGCGAGCGGCGCGCGGTCATTCAGGCCACGGTCGCGGCGCTGCAATCCGAACAGACGCGCATCGCGGCGGAGATCGAGGACCGGTTCTCCACCTCGCCTTCCGCGCTGGAAAACGCGGTGATCACGGAATGGCCGGAAGGCTTGCCGGGCACCGCCAAGGCACGGGCCGAGCGCGACTCCCTCAACCGCGAGCGCGAGGCGATGGGGCCCGTCAACCTGCGGGCCGAGGTCGAACTGAACGAAACGGAAACCGAACAGGCGCGGCTGGAAAGCGAAAAGGCGGACCTGACGGCGGCCATCGAACGTCTGCGCGAAGGGATCGGGATGCTCAACGGCGAGGCGCGTGAACGCATCGTCGCCACGTTCACCAGCGTCAACCAGCACTTCCAGTCGCTGTTCAAACGGCTCTTCGGCGGCGGCGAGGCCTACCTGAAACTAATCGATTCCGACGATCCGCTGGACGCCGGGCTTGAAATCTTCGCCCAGCCGCCGGGCAAATCGCTGCAATCCTTGAGCCTGCTTTCGGGCGGAGAGCAGACGCTGACCGCGCTTGCGATGATCTTCGCGATGTTCATGTCGAACCCGGCGCCGGTCTGCGTGCTGGACGAAGTGGACGCGCCGCTGGACGATGCCAACGTCGACCGGGTTTGCGGGTTGCTTGAGGAAATGTCGCAATCCTGCGCGACGCGGTTCCTTATCATTACCCACCACCGCATGACGATGGCACGCATGGACCGGCTATACGGCGTAACGATGGCCGAACGCGGGGTCAGCCAGCTTGTGTCGGTCAACCTTGCGGCACAGGGCGAGTTGTTGGAACAGGCGCACGTGGCTTAG